CGCCGCCCCGCCCCCCCCGAATGCCCGTCACCCTCGCCGTCCTCTCCAAGCGCTTGCCCAGCCCGGGCACCTCGACGCCACCGTCCGCCGAGGCCGGCGCGCGCTCCGAGCGGGCCATCACGTTCGACGCCACGCGCGTCGTGCTCGGGCGCGCCGCCTCGGCGGACCTCGTGTTGCCCGACGCGAGCGTGAGTCAGCGGCACGCCTCCATCCGCACGAGCGGCGCAGAGTACGCCGTCGTCGACGAGGGCAGCACGAACGGCACCTTCGTGGGCGAGGTTAGGCTCACGCCCCACGTACCGCGCCCCCTGCGGAGCGGCGATCGGCTGCGACTCGGTCGGGTGTGGGTGGAGGTACGCTTCAACGCCGCGCCGGCCACGCGCGATCTCGGGCTCGCCACACGCGAGCTGGCGATGGCGATGGCCGCGGACCTCCTCGGCGGTGTCGACCAAGCCGTCGCCCGCGTCGAGGTGCACGGCGGCCCCGACGACGGCGCAACGATCGCCCTGACCGAGGAGGGCCGCGCGTACATGGTGGGCCGCGGCGAAGGCTGCGACCTGCTGCTCACCGATCCCGACACGTCGCGCCAGCACGTGCTCTTCGTCAGGCGTGGGGAGCAGACCTACGTGGTGGACCTGGGCTCGAAGAACGGCGCCTACCTCGGACCCGACCGCCTCCCCGCCGAGCGCGAGGTGCGCGTGGCCTCGGGCCAGACGATCGCGCTGGGTCGCACCCGGCTCGTCCACGAGGAGCCCCTCGCGCGGGTGCTCGCGAGCCTGTCGGCCGCCCCAGACGACGAGGTGCTCGACGAGGAGCCTCCGCCGCCGCCTCCGCCCGCGAGCGCCTCGGTCCTGGCCGCTGCCACGGCCCCCGCCCCGGCGTCCGCGCCACTCGCGGCAGCAAGCGACGCGCCGCCCACGAGCGCCTCGGGCGGCGCGCCGCGATCGTCGCCGCCCGCGTCACGCCGGGCTCCCCGCGCCCGCGGCCCGAGCGCCGCCGACGTCGCCGTGGTGCTCGGCGCCCTCACGCTCATCGGGCTCAGCGCGGCCGGGCTCTACTGGCTGGTCGGCCCGGGGCGCTAAATCAGCGTCCCAACTGCGATCATGTCGCCGGCTCGGCCGCCGCCGTCCTCGACTCCGGGCTCACTCGAACCGCGTCCGCCGGCGTTCACTGCTCGAAGCAGTAGAAGCGGGCCGTCTTCTGACAGCTGGCAGCGCCGGCGCTGCTCCAGTTCCCACGCAGTCCCCCGGCGGATCCGATCCGCCCGAGGTGGTCGACCTCGGTCCCGCCCGCCCAGGAGTTGCAGTGACCCGCGAAGTCGATCGTTCCGTCCGCGAACGTGCCGGTCCACACGGCGTCGTCGAGACCGGGCGCAACGGCGGGGAGCCCGTTCGCGCCGAGCACGATGGGCTCTTCGGGACCCAAGACGATGGCCGCGCGAGAGGGGAACACGAGCGCGCCAAAGGTGCCCGCGACCACGCCGGGGAGACGCCACGACGCGCCGTCGGGCAGGCGACTGCCGGCGCTCACCGTCGGGACCGAGAGGTAAGCGTACCAGGTAGAGCCGAGCGCGCGGGCCTCGGTCGCGCAGCGGGCGTCGGCTTCGAGCTGTGCGTCCACGGTCGTTCCTGAAGCGAACGTGCCGGGGAAGGTCGCCTCGGTGAGAAACACACGCTTCTTCGCGAGTCCGGCGTCAACGCGGCTCGTGTCCAGCAGCGAGGAGTCCTCCACGCTCGCGTCGAGCTCGCCGGGGGGCCTGACGTCCGGGTCCAGGCTGCTCGGGAGCGCGCGGTCGACGACGGCGCCGTCGGTCGCCGTCGTCACATCGAGAGGCACCGAAGCCTCGGCCGAAGCGCCCGCGTCCGCGTCCGGTGCCGTACCAAACGAGGAGCACGCGATCCCGAAGGGCGGGGCCGCGGCGAGCGCGAGGACGGCGTACCGAAGATCCATTCCGTAGGAATAGCACTGGGGAGAGGCGAGCGCGCGACGGCCCGCCAGCCGGACCGCGCGGGGCTGATCTGCTCGGTCGTGTCGCCCCTTCCCGCGGGGCCGCGGGGCTTTTACATCCGATCTATTCCTGAGCGCGATAGGCGCGCGCCACCGGCACGATCGCGCGCGGATCGTTCGTGACGACGCCGTCCGCGCCGAGCGCGAAGAGCCGCGCCGCCTCGGCGGGATCGTCGATGGTCCAGTAGTCGACGCGCACGCCGACCGCGTGGCACTTCGCGATGAAGCCCGCTCCGTCGAGCCGCAGCGGGCCCTGGTGCGTGGGGATCTGCGCGGCGTTGCCGCGGGGCGCGAGCCGCTCGAGCACCGCGAGCGGCAGAGCGCGAAGCAACACGACCTCCGAGAGGCCGAGCCCGGTGTTCGCATGGCCGAGGGCGCGGACGGCGCGCACGTTGGACGAGAAGAAGCTCGTGAGCCGCACGCGCTCGCCCGCCGCACGCTCCCGCACCACGCGCACGACGGCCGCGGCCGCGCGGGCGTCGCGGGGCTTCACGTCGATGTTGAAGAACGCCGTGGGGAAGGCGTCGAGGGCCTCGGCGAGGGTGGGCACGCGGTGCTCACCGCGCGCTCGGGGGTGCGTCGCGCCCGCGTTCCATCGTCGCAGCGCCGCGAGCGGGGTCGCGTCGACCCGGGCAGGCTCTCGGCAGCAGCGCTCGCCGGTGTCGTCGTGCGCGATCACCACCGCGCCGTCGGAGGTGAGATGGACGTCGGTCTCGAGCGCGTCGGCGCCGGCCTCGAGCGCGCAAGCGAACCCCTCGAGGGTGTTCTCGGGCCGCTCGGCGGGCGCGCCGCGGTGCCCATAGACGACCTTCTTCACCGCGCCTCTTCCATGCCCACACTAGTAGTCGTTGAATAGGCCGTCCATCCACGTATTTCAGGCCACGGGACACCCCACCCACGATGCACAACCTGTACGACCGAGTCTTTCCCCGATGGGCGCCAGAGCACAGGTTCCGCCCGGTGCGCTCGAGCGCGACCGTCGACGCCGCGTCGACGCTCTCGCTGCGCTGGCTCGGCACGGCCAGCTTCGTGCTCGAGAGCGCGACCACCAC
This genomic window from Myxococcales bacterium contains:
- a CDS encoding FHA domain-containing protein, encoding MPVTLAVLSKRLPSPGTSTPPSAEAGARSERAITFDATRVVLGRAASADLVLPDASVSQRHASIRTSGAEYAVVDEGSTNGTFVGEVRLTPHVPRPLRSGDRLRLGRVWVEVRFNAAPATRDLGLATRELAMAMAADLLGGVDQAVARVEVHGGPDDGATIALTEEGRAYMVGRGEGCDLLLTDPDTSRQHVLFVRRGEQTYVVDLGSKNGAYLGPDRLPAEREVRVASGQTIALGRTRLVHEEPLARVLASLSAAPDDEVLDEEPPPPPPPASASVLAAATAPAPASAPLAAASDAPPTSASGGAPRSSPPASRRAPRARGPSAADVAVVLGALTLIGLSAAGLYWLVGPGR
- a CDS encoding glycerophosphodiester phosphodiesterase; this encodes MKKVVYGHRGAPAERPENTLEGFACALEAGADALETDVHLTSDGAVVIAHDDTGERCCREPARVDATPLAALRRWNAGATHPRARGEHRVPTLAEALDAFPTAFFNIDVKPRDARAAAAVVRVVRERAAGERVRLTSFFSSNVRAVRALGHANTGLGLSEVVLLRALPLAVLERLAPRGNAAQIPTHQGPLRLDGAGFIAKCHAVGVRVDYWTIDDPAEAARLFALGADGVVTNDPRAIVPVARAYRAQE